A window from Gammaproteobacteria bacterium encodes these proteins:
- a CDS encoding helix-turn-helix domain-containing protein: protein MHDIPDITQTDPLLRQEAVAEYIDVSMATLEKWRKTGRGPAHIRVGRLVRYRQSDLDRWLRQQTVGGEAA from the coding sequence ATGCACGACATCCCCGACATCACCCAAACCGATCCTCTGCTGCGTCAGGAGGCCGTCGCCGAGTACATCGACGTCTCGATGGCGACGCTCGAGAAGTGGCGTAAGACCGGTCGCGGTCCCGCTCATATCCGCGTCGGGCGGCTCGTCCGCTACCGGCAGTCGGACCTCGATCGCTGGCTGAGACAACAGACGGTGGGCGGCGAGGCGGCGTGA
- a CDS encoding helix-turn-helix domain-containing protein: protein MNQRSETEELEVRLRAAGHVVTVSGLTDVDGAAAALGVTARTLRRWRTSGTGPPHVEIGARIWYPVESLSRWLDRSGHWRS from the coding sequence GTGAACCAGCGAAGCGAAACCGAGGAGCTCGAAGTTCGGTTGCGAGCGGCCGGTCACGTCGTGACCGTCTCGGGGCTCACGGACGTCGACGGCGCCGCCGCGGCCCTCGGCGTGACGGCGCGCACGTTGCGCCGCTGGCGAACGAGCGGGACCGGGCCGCCGCACGTCGAAATCGGCGCCCGCATTTGGTACCCGGTCGAAAGCCTGTCGCGGTGGCTCGATCGCAGCGGACATTGGCGGTCATGA
- a CDS encoding DUF1441 family protein, whose protein sequence is MVLLSISQAATEFGVSRDTMRRTLSEAGVSPAGTGRRGHATYRLRDIVRSFNGRRGLDDMNPHLRLAQARAIETEDRIRLRRGELVEAHDVERTYGMLAQFVARAFETAPDVVERDVGLTPQQAARLEKHFDEMRAALHRQWTELSDD, encoded by the coding sequence ATGGTACTGCTTTCGATTTCGCAGGCCGCAACGGAGTTCGGGGTCTCGCGCGACACGATGCGGCGAACGCTATCCGAAGCCGGTGTTTCGCCGGCCGGTACCGGTCGGCGCGGTCATGCGACCTATCGGCTTCGCGACATCGTGCGGTCGTTCAACGGCCGTCGAGGCCTGGACGACATGAATCCGCATTTGAGGCTCGCGCAGGCGCGCGCGATCGAGACCGAAGACCGAATCAGGCTGCGCCGCGGCGAGCTGGTCGAGGCACATGACGTCGAGCGGACATACGGCATGCTCGCGCAGTTCGTGGCCCGGGCGTTCGAGACGGCGCCGGACGTTGTGGAGCGCGACGTTGGCCTGACGCCGCAGCAGGCCGCTCGCCTCGAGAAGCACTTCGACGAGATGCGCGCGGCGCTCCATCGCCAATGGACGGAGCTCTCGGATGACTGA
- a CDS encoding biotin--[acetyl-CoA-carboxylase] ligase: protein MRQLADGRCHSGEALAARFGVTPAAVREHVATLERWGLEVDTVPGGGLRLGGPLDLLDAEALCAAVAPRAARRVERLEIFTELDSTNRYLLETALPGPGAMTVCIAEFQHGGRGRRGRRWYVPIAAGLCLSAGWRFARTPSELGAFPLAVGVVVRRVIARLCGIAVELKWPNDLVWDGRKLGGILVESVADGQGGLHAVAGIGINVAMPDAQLAVVSDWPRGAADLAHATGGAPPRRLRLAAALIEALADAFASYPASGFAPYRDELAAADCLCGERVVVADVAETWSGTARGIDASGALLVVDDDGRARRVISGDVTVRRRS, encoded by the coding sequence ATGAGACAGCTCGCCGACGGCCGCTGCCATTCCGGCGAAGCGCTGGCGGCGCGTTTCGGCGTGACGCCCGCGGCCGTGCGCGAGCATGTGGCGACGCTCGAGCGCTGGGGGCTCGAGGTCGATACCGTGCCGGGCGGAGGGCTTCGCCTTGGCGGCCCGCTCGATCTCCTCGATGCCGAAGCGCTCTGCGCCGCCGTCGCTCCGCGTGCCGCCCGCCGCGTCGAGCGGCTCGAGATCTTCACCGAGCTCGACTCCACGAACCGCTACCTCCTCGAAACCGCGTTGCCCGGGCCCGGCGCGATGACGGTATGTATCGCGGAGTTTCAGCATGGCGGCCGCGGGCGGCGCGGCCGGCGCTGGTACGTGCCGATCGCGGCCGGGCTCTGCCTGTCGGCGGGTTGGCGATTCGCTCGAACGCCGTCCGAGCTCGGCGCATTCCCGCTCGCCGTCGGCGTCGTCGTGAGGCGAGTGATCGCGCGGCTTTGCGGCATCGCCGTCGAGCTCAAATGGCCGAACGACCTCGTCTGGGACGGCCGCAAGCTCGGCGGCATTCTCGTCGAGAGCGTCGCGGACGGACAGGGAGGCTTGCACGCCGTCGCCGGAATCGGAATCAACGTCGCGATGCCCGACGCGCAGCTCGCGGTGGTCAGCGATTGGCCGCGGGGTGCCGCGGACCTCGCGCATGCGACCGGAGGCGCACCGCCGCGGCGCCTGCGGCTCGCGGCCGCGCTGATCGAAGCGCTGGCCGACGCGTTCGCCTCGTATCCGGCGAGCGGCTTCGCGCCTTACCGGGACGAGCTCGCGGCGGCGGATTGTCTCTGCGGGGAGCGCGTCGTCGTCGCGGACGTGGCGGAGACCTGGAGCGGGACGGCGCGCGGCATCGACGCGTCGGGCGCGCTCCTCGTCGTCGACGATGACGGCCGCGCCCGGCGCGTGATCTCCGGCGACGTGACCGTGAGGCGGCGCTCGTGA
- a CDS encoding S49 family peptidase, with the protein MMPATLDALARGDRLAEPPAPLTAFMTRRGIVHHVGSQLAGVIDGVGVLPVFGPVLFRQRWQAIAADFGALLDDDAIKAIILDVDSPGGLLTGTQEFADLVHGARGRKPIIAFAGGWAASAAYWVASAADQVVIAETGEAGSIGVAALYVDFKRALEGAGIRTVEVISSQSPKKRVDPTTEEGRALLQRRVDDQAAVFVSRVARFRGVDETTVLERFGQGDMLVGRNAVRAGLADRIGSFESLLTELGATARSSRRAPAPASSPQPSRTTRASVDAPATDQPEEPRTARELGQADERRRIVELLDLAPKGSIGDPVVSPELQRAIAEGSAPGAFALAALQAIKGSAPADNSAPAVEPSQQPPSAEAMPPALAQAHREYEQGVSVERARVLALLAADLPAGFEAARQAAIRWGRSVNQLAAEIVATIRDRGVTLEQLRASAPPPVPHAVPPTQQPASSSWKRVAENVYRERAKPSGKGGDGN; encoded by the coding sequence ATGATGCCTGCCACGCTCGACGCGCTCGCGCGCGGCGACCGTCTCGCCGAGCCGCCGGCGCCGCTTACGGCGTTCATGACACGCCGCGGCATCGTTCATCACGTCGGGTCTCAGCTTGCTGGGGTCATCGACGGTGTCGGTGTTTTACCAGTCTTCGGCCCCGTGCTTTTCCGGCAGAGGTGGCAGGCGATCGCCGCCGACTTCGGCGCGCTACTCGACGACGACGCCATCAAGGCGATCATCCTGGACGTCGACAGCCCGGGCGGGTTGCTCACGGGCACGCAGGAGTTCGCCGACCTCGTGCATGGCGCCCGCGGCCGAAAACCGATCATCGCGTTCGCCGGAGGCTGGGCGGCGAGCGCCGCGTACTGGGTCGCGAGCGCTGCGGATCAGGTCGTGATCGCGGAGACGGGCGAGGCTGGATCAATCGGCGTGGCCGCGCTGTATGTGGACTTCAAGCGAGCACTCGAAGGCGCTGGCATTCGCACCGTCGAAGTCATCAGTTCGCAATCGCCGAAGAAGCGTGTCGACCCGACGACCGAAGAAGGACGCGCGCTGCTACAACGGCGTGTCGACGATCAGGCGGCCGTGTTCGTCTCGCGTGTTGCTCGCTTCCGCGGTGTCGATGAAACCACCGTCCTCGAGCGGTTCGGCCAAGGGGACATGCTCGTGGGCCGCAATGCCGTACGCGCGGGCCTCGCCGATCGGATCGGTTCGTTCGAGTCGTTGCTGACCGAGCTCGGCGCGACAGCGAGATCCTCGCGACGCGCTCCGGCGCCGGCATCGTCACCCCAGCCGTCGCGCACGACGCGCGCCTCCGTCGACGCTCCGGCCACCGATCAGCCGGAGGAGCCGAGGACCGCCCGGGAGCTCGGGCAAGCGGACGAGCGCAGGCGCATCGTCGAACTGCTCGACTTGGCGCCGAAGGGATCGATTGGCGATCCAGTCGTCTCCCCCGAGCTGCAGCGCGCGATCGCCGAGGGCTCAGCTCCGGGCGCGTTCGCCCTAGCGGCGCTACAGGCAATCAAGGGTAGCGCGCCCGCAGATAACTCCGCGCCGGCCGTCGAGCCCTCGCAGCAGCCGCCGAGCGCCGAGGCGATGCCGCCCGCCCTGGCGCAAGCGCACAGGGAATACGAGCAGGGTGTATCGGTCGAGCGCGCCCGGGTTCTCGCTTTGCTCGCCGCTGATCTGCCCGCGGGCTTCGAGGCCGCGCGCCAGGCGGCGATCCGCTGGGGGCGCAGCGTGAATCAACTCGCGGCGGAGATCGTCGCGACGATACGCGACCGTGGCGTGACGCTCGAACAGCTGCGCGCTAGCGCGCCGCCCCCGGTCCCCCACGCCGTGCCGCCGACCCAACAGCCGGCGTCGTCGTCATGGAAGCGCGTCGCGGAGAACGTCTATCGTGAACGGGCAAAACCGAGCGGCAAGGGCGGCGATGGAAACTAG
- a CDS encoding type III pantothenate kinase, with product MTALVVDIGNARVKWALADRGRIGATGDALHTGRVDDAMAALDAALPPGVERVVVANVAGDDVVAALAALTERRFGAAPELVATQREMLGVRCGYRDPSRLGVDRWVAVIAAHRIASEKGPRPACVIGAGTAMTFDAVDAAGLHLGGLILPGPRIAADALARNTERIGPTVPAAERPGGLEMLGRSTDEAVGRGVLLGPAAAFDRAVGVIARELGETPIVLLAGGEAPLLRPWLETDVRVEADLVLKGLALIAAETTPTERGAVGRTAR from the coding sequence GTGACGGCGCTCGTCGTCGACATCGGCAACGCGCGCGTCAAGTGGGCGCTCGCCGATCGCGGGAGGATCGGCGCGACCGGGGACGCGCTGCACACTGGCCGCGTCGACGACGCGATGGCCGCGCTCGACGCGGCGCTGCCTCCGGGCGTCGAGCGCGTGGTCGTCGCGAACGTCGCGGGGGACGACGTCGTCGCGGCGCTCGCGGCGCTGACGGAACGCCGCTTCGGCGCCGCGCCCGAGCTCGTCGCGACGCAGCGCGAGATGCTCGGCGTGCGCTGCGGCTACCGTGATCCGAGCCGGCTTGGCGTCGACCGTTGGGTCGCCGTGATCGCGGCGCACCGGATCGCGAGCGAGAAGGGGCCGCGTCCGGCTTGCGTGATCGGCGCCGGCACGGCGATGACGTTCGACGCGGTCGACGCGGCCGGACTGCACCTCGGCGGCTTGATCCTCCCCGGCCCCCGCATCGCGGCGGACGCCCTCGCGCGAAATACGGAGCGGATCGGGCCGACCGTCCCGGCTGCGGAGCGTCCCGGGGGGCTCGAAATGCTCGGACGAAGCACCGACGAAGCGGTCGGGCGCGGCGTGCTGCTCGGGCCGGCCGCGGCGTTCGACCGTGCCGTGGGCGTGATCGCGCGCGAGCTCGGCGAGACGCCGATCGTGCTGCTCGCCGGCGGCGAGGCACCGCTGCTGCGGCCGTGGCTGGAAACCGACGTTCGAGTCGAGGCAGACTTGGTGCTCAAGGGGCTTGCACTCATCGCGGCCGAGACGACGCCCACGGAGCGCGGCGCCGTCGGTCGAACGGCTCGCTAG